The following proteins are encoded in a genomic region of Procambarus clarkii isolate CNS0578487 chromosome 23, FALCON_Pclarkii_2.0, whole genome shotgun sequence:
- the LOC123764100 gene encoding uncharacterized protein gives MPILPSPPQSMPLLPSPSTINATTTITPTINGTTTITPTINGTTTITPIINGTTTITPTINDTTTITPTINGTTTITSTINSTTTLTSTGNTTTTITSTINGFITITTSTINTTTTIAPTINFTTIITQQAPFSTITVSAEGESSRRPQRPSRCGRCVDNSTGKSYLRQPGK, from the coding sequence ATGccaatactaccatcaccaccacaatcaatgccactactaccatcaccctcAACAATCAatgccaccacaaccatcactccaACTATCAAtggcaccacaaccatcactccaACTATCAAtggcaccacaaccatcactccaATTATCAAtggcaccacaaccatcactccaACTATCAatgacaccacaaccatcactccaACTATCAAtggcaccacaaccatcacctccacaATCAATTCCACCACAACTCTCACCTCCACAGGcaataccaccacaaccataacctCTACAATCAATGGCTTCAtaactatcaccacctccacaatAAATACCACTACAACTATCGCCCCAACAATCAATTTCACCACAATCATCACCCAACAAGCCCCATTTTCAACAATAACTGTCAGCGCCGAAGGGGAGAGTTCCCGCCGCCCACAGCGCCCCAGCCGCTGTGGACGGTGCGTCGACAACTCAACCGGGAAATCTTATTTacgtcagccaggaaaatga